GGTGGCGTCGTGGTTGCCAGCCACAGCTTCATCAGTTCCAGTTGGGGCGAAGTCGCTATTAAAAATGAGGGTGAGGTCTGGATGGAAGACTCCGTGATCTGGAGTTCCGTCGGATGTATCGAAAATGGCGAGGATGGTATCTCTCGGGGCGTCGAAGAATCCTGTGTGGATGCCTGACCCACCAACCAAGATTAAAACCACAATCATTGATCTCTAAATACAAAGAGGCCCGTCTGTGTGACGAGCCTCTTTTGTTGTGGTCAAAACCTGTCAACGCGCTAAAGGTTAGACCTCATCACGCCAACTATAGGCTGGCTCATACCCCAGGATGCGGCGCGCTTTATCAATCGAGAGCAGCGTCTCGTGAGCGCCAACTTCTTTCTTCATCGGCACATCTGGGAACACTTCCGCCATGAGGTCGGCATTGGGGCGGCTCATGACGCTATCGGCATTCGCGATGATGAAGACATCCGCACCCGTGCCCTGATATTCCAGTGCTTTACGGATACCCTGCGCGGCATCACGTGCATCAATATAAGCCCACAAATTCCATTTACGCTTCATAGCATCACTGTCAAAGCTGGGGAATGCGGCGTAATCCTGCGGCTCCATCACATTGGAGAAGCGCAGGCCGATGATCTTCATATCGGGTTCCCAACGACAGTACTGCTTCGCCATTTCTTCGCCAAGCAATTTGGACAAAGAATAAGCGGATTCTGGGCGGCCTGGATAGTCTTCGTCAACTGGCGCATATGGTGGCGGCGTCTCGAAGGGTAGGCCAAGGACCGTCTCGCTGGACGCCCACACCACATTCTTGATACCCAACACACGGGCTGATTCAAAAATGTTGTAGGTGCTGAGGATATTATTTTCGAAGATAACACTGTTGGCACTGCGACCAGGTGCCGGGATCGCCGCCAAATGCACAATCGCATCCACTCCGGCATAGCGGTCATCAATGCCAGCGACCGCCTGTAACGTCTGGCCGAAGTCGCTCAGTTCAACCTGTGTAAATGGGCATCCCTGGTCTTCTCGTGGCGGGACGACATCCGCACACACCACATCATAGCCATGTTCCAGTAAATCTTTCACACAGGCACGGCCCACTTTGCCGCTGCTACCTGTTACAAGCACAGTTGTCATTTTTAAACTCCCTTAATCGTATTATTTGCTCGCCATAGCTCAAGACATAGCGAGAAAGCATAAAATAAGCAGATTCAATCGACTGCCCCGCTGCTTTGATGCGTTCGCCTACGGCTTTCTTTCCGGATTCAATCCAGGTTCATTCCTCGGTCCGACAGCGAAATCAGGACGAATTTTGAAGGCCCCAAAAGCATCGTTGCTGATTATACGCATCCAGCTTATAGACAGGCAACTGAGCAAGCAGACCATACGTATTTACCCCAGATGGCCCACGATATGCCGCATCTGCGTATGATAGGATGAAGCTGTATCAGCCCATTTTTAGAAAGAGCCCACACATTTATGGCGCGCATCATTGACTGGTTCAACACTGCTGATAAAACCGTGACACGCTGGATGGCACGTTATGCCGTGCTGATCTTGCGCATCAGCGTAGGGATTGTCTTCTTCTGGTTTGGCTTCATTAAGTTCTTCCCAGGCCTCAGCCCAGCAGAAGAAATCGCAGGCCGCACGATAGAGACACTGAGCTTTGGCCTCATTCAACCCCAGTTGAGCCTCCCCATCCTGGCAGCATGGGAATCATTGATTGGGCTGGGACTGATTACAGGCCGTTTTAAGCGTGCGACGCTGTTCCTGCTCTTCTTGCAGATGATTGGCACGACTATGCCCATTTTCATCTTCCCGGCAGAGACATGGAAGGTATTCCCCATCGCCCCCACCCTGGAAGGCCAATACATCATCAAAAACATGGTACTTATCAGCGCAGGGCTGGTCATCGGCGCGACAGTACGCGGCGGCGATATGGTCGCGGATGAGGACCTGGCAGATGAAGCCGATCATCGCTTTCAGCACCAAGCTCGCAATCCAGATTAAATACAGGCCCATCCTGTCAAAGGCTTTCTGTCAAAGGCCTTTATAGGATAAATCCTCATGAACATAATCAAGAATGACCCTAAAATGATGCATCTACTGCGCCGACACGTATAATATAGAGCTTCTGTCGATTTATTACTCTTTTTCTGAAAATGGATGTGCCATGATACTTAATCCGAGCGAGCGGCAGACAACGAGTAACTATCGCTGGGTCATGTTAGCCCTGTGTACGTTAACGCCGCTCTTCGTCCTCACACTGCCTACCATGTCGATGCCGCCAATGTTCAAAATCATCAGCCTGGAGCTTGAACTAAGCCTGGTTGAAGTTGGCACAATATGGGGTGCGCCCTCTTTGATAGGTATCTTTTTTTCGCTGATCGGTGGCACACTTGGCGACCGATTCGGCACTCGGCGGACATTGGTCACGGTCTGCTTGTTAACGGGGTTCTTCGGTATGCTGCGTGGGCTGGCAGTGGATTTTGCCACGTTGATGGCTGCGACCACATTCATGTCAGCATTCCAGATGATTATCCCCGTTGTGGTCTTTAAGGTCATCCGCCAATGGATGCCCCCGGAGCAACTCGGTATGGCGAGCGGCATCACATCTGCCGGGTTTGCAACTGGGCTGATGCTCGGCCCACTGATTAGCACCAGTATTTTGATGCCTGCGCTGGGTGGCTGGCGACAGGTCCTCTTCTTTTATGGCGTAATCGCCATTGCCTTCAGCATCATCTGGCTGTTTGCGACATCCAGAGAGGGACGCCATCAAAACAGTCAGACAGCGCGTAGTGTCTCGCTCAGAGAGAATCTCAGCTATGTGGTGCGGCTGCGCAATGTCTGGATATTGGGCATTGCCGGGTTGGGCATTGCTGGGTGCTTTCAGGGATTTGCAGGCTATATGCCCACTTACTTAAAGGCCATCGGCTGGGCGGAGCTTGATGCAGATCGCGCGCTCTCGGTTTTCTTCATGTTGAGCCTGATCGGCGTGATTCCGCTATCGACCCTTTCTGATAGGCTGGCATTGCGGCGAGGTTATTTGATCATCGCCGCAATGATCCTCGCAACAGGGATTACGTCCCTGGCTTTCGTCACAGGGAATTTAATCCTCATCGTCCTGGCGGCGACGGGCCTATTCTTCGACAGCTTGATGGCAATCCTCAACGCCACCGTGATGGAAGTTGAGGGGGTTGGGTATCTGCTGGCGGGGACGGCGCTAGGCTTCGCAACGATGATCCGCAATATTGGCGGGGCTGTTTCTCCCCCTTTGGGCAACAGTCTGGCAATCTATGGGCCGCATGTACCCTTTTTATTCTGGGGTGCGTTGGGCTACTTCGCCGTATTGATTCTTATCTTTGTGCTGAAATCGCCAAAGCGCAAACACGCAGCCTGATGACCACAAAGGGCACAGCGTACTGTGCCCTTTGACCTAATCTATAGATGTCTATTTCAGCGTCAGGCTAATCGGACAGTGATCACTGCCGAGGACGTCTGCATGGATATGTGCATCAACAACGCGGTCTTTGAGATCCGGGGAAATGAAGAAATAGTCGATACGCCAGCCAATATTATTCTCACGGGCGCCACTGCGGTTTGACCACCACGAATAGCAGCCTTCTTCATCCGGATGCAGCAGCCGGAAGCTATCGATATATCCCTCATCAACGACCGTATCAATCCAGGCGCGTTCTTCCGGCATAAAGCCCGTCGTCTTGACATTCTGCTTAGGCCGTGCCAGGTCAATCTCTTGATGCGCCGTGTTGACATCGCCACAGAAAATGACGGATTTACCCTCTTTGCGCAGGCTGTTGCAATACTGCAAAAAGTGCGCTTTGTACTTCATCTTATAGGGCACACGGCTGTGATCACGCCCACCATTGGGGAAGTAAGCCGTAATAAATACGAAATCGTCGTATTCCGCGACGATGGTGCGGCCCTCCTGCGTATATTCCTCAAAGCCAAAGCCCATCTGGACAGATTTCGGCGCGACTTTGGAATAGAGCGCTACGCCGCTGTAGCCTTTTTTGACAGTGGCACTGTGCCAGTAAGAATAATAGCCTTCCGGGTTGAGGAGTTCATCATCGAGCTGTTCCGGGTGAGCCTTGGTTTCCTGTATGCCAACGATATCCGGCTGTTCGCGTTGCAGCCAGTCTAAAAAGCCCTTCTTTTGTGCGGCACGGATGCCGTTTACGTTCCATGCGAATAAGCGCATTCTATTGCTCCATATGGGTCAACTTCACACATGCATCTTACTGGTGAACGAACTATGCAGCAAGGCAGATCAGCCGTGTTATGATCGTGGCAGTACCCCTTACTGAGCTGAGCAAGTCTGTCGCAAGCAGTGGCAGATAGAACGGAGCAACATCATCATGCATCGCATCAACAAGGATCGCTTGCTGGCAGATTTCGAAGCATTATCGAAGTTTGGCGCCACAGTAGCGGGCGGCATCTCGCGCCCTGCTCTTTCAGAAGCGGATATGGCCGCCCGTGGGTGGCTGCGTCAACAAATTGAAGCAGCAGGCCTGGACTATCGCATGGATAGCGCAGGCAGCCAGTATGGCCGTTTGACCGGAGAAGACGACACCCGGACCCTGCTCACGGGCAGCCACCTAGACAGCGTGCCCAATGGCGGGCGCTATGATGGTGCGTTGGGCGTCCTCAGCAGCCTTGAAGCGATCCGCTGCATCAAGGAACTGGGCATGATACCCCCTATTAGCCTTGAATTGGTCAACTTCACTGACGAAGAAGGCACCCTATTAGGCCTCTTTGGCAGTCGCGCGGTGATCGGGCAGCTTACACAGCAAGAAATTGACGCACCCCGTTGTGGCAAAGACTATCTGGAAAGCAGCTTACAGCGAGCAGGTCTGACGGATGCGGGCCTCTTACAGGCCCAACGCGACGACATCATCGG
The Phototrophicus methaneseepsis DNA segment above includes these coding regions:
- a CDS encoding NAD-dependent epimerase/dehydratase family protein, giving the protein MTTVLVTGSSGKVGRACVKDLLEHGYDVVCADVVPPREDQGCPFTQVELSDFGQTLQAVAGIDDRYAGVDAIVHLAAIPAPGRSANSVIFENNILSTYNIFESARVLGIKNVVWASSETVLGLPFETPPPYAPVDEDYPGRPESAYSLSKLLGEEMAKQYCRWEPDMKIIGLRFSNVMEPQDYAAFPSFDSDAMKRKWNLWAYIDARDAAQGIRKALEYQGTGADVFIIANADSVMSRPNADLMAEVFPDVPMKKEVGAHETLLSIDKARRILGYEPAYSWRDEV
- a CDS encoding DoxX family membrane protein, with amino-acid sequence MARIIDWFNTADKTVTRWMARYAVLILRISVGIVFFWFGFIKFFPGLSPAEEIAGRTIETLSFGLIQPQLSLPILAAWESLIGLGLITGRFKRATLFLLFLQMIGTTMPIFIFPAETWKVFPIAPTLEGQYIIKNMVLISAGLVIGATVRGGDMVADEDLADEADHRFQHQARNPD
- a CDS encoding MFS transporter, with amino-acid sequence MILNPSERQTTSNYRWVMLALCTLTPLFVLTLPTMSMPPMFKIISLELELSLVEVGTIWGAPSLIGIFFSLIGGTLGDRFGTRRTLVTVCLLTGFFGMLRGLAVDFATLMAATTFMSAFQMIIPVVVFKVIRQWMPPEQLGMASGITSAGFATGLMLGPLISTSILMPALGGWRQVLFFYGVIAIAFSIIWLFATSREGRHQNSQTARSVSLRENLSYVVRLRNVWILGIAGLGIAGCFQGFAGYMPTYLKAIGWAELDADRALSVFFMLSLIGVIPLSTLSDRLALRRGYLIIAAMILATGITSLAFVTGNLILIVLAATGLFFDSLMAILNATVMEVEGVGYLLAGTALGFATMIRNIGGAVSPPLGNSLAIYGPHVPFLFWGALGYFAVLILIFVLKSPKRKHAA
- a CDS encoding exodeoxyribonuclease III is translated as MRLFAWNVNGIRAAQKKGFLDWLQREQPDIVGIQETKAHPEQLDDELLNPEGYYSYWHSATVKKGYSGVALYSKVAPKSVQMGFGFEEYTQEGRTIVAEYDDFVFITAYFPNGGRDHSRVPYKMKYKAHFLQYCNSLRKEGKSVIFCGDVNTAHQEIDLARPKQNVKTTGFMPEERAWIDTVVDEGYIDSFRLLHPDEEGCYSWWSNRSGARENNIGWRIDYFFISPDLKDRVVDAHIHADVLGSDHCPISLTLK